Proteins from one Choloepus didactylus isolate mChoDid1 chromosome 4, mChoDid1.pri, whole genome shotgun sequence genomic window:
- the LOC119533259 gene encoding RNA polymerase II elongation factor ELL2-like, with protein sequence MASIKKTRTPSEQFCNRKLNPSQNAAGTSRSESPLCSSRNAASSPSQKRLLDSDFIDPLMNKKARISHLTNRVPPTLNDHLNPTSEKSAAGLPLPSAAAAIPTAPPLPSTHLPVSNPPQTVISNSNSPSTPEGRGTQDLPVDSFSQNGSIYEDQQDKYTSRTSLETLPPGSVLLKCPKPMEENHSISHKKSKKKSKKHKEKDQIKKHDIETVEEKEEDLKREEEIAKLNNSSPNSNEGVKESCTASMEPSSTIELPDYLIKYIAIVSYEQRQNYKDDFNAEYDEYRALHARMETVASRFIKLDAQRKRLSPGSKEYQNVHEEVLQEYQKIKQSSPNYHEEKYRCEYLHNKLAHIKRLIGEFDQQQAESWH encoded by the exons ATGGCGTCAATCAAAAAGACAAGAACTCCCTCGGAGCAATTCTGCAACAG AAAACTAAATCCATCTCAGAATGCTGCTGGCACCAGCCGTTCAGAATCTCCCTTATGTTCTAGTAGAAACGCTGCATCTTCTCCTTCTCAGAAACGACTTTTGGATTCCGATTTCATTGATcctttaatgaataaaaaagctcGAATATCTCACCTGACAAATAGAGTACCACCAACATTAAATGATCATTTGAATCCCACCAGTGAAAAGTCTGCTGCGGGTCTCCCACTGCCCTCTGCAGCTGCTGCCATCCCCACCGCTCCACCGCTGCCTTCAACCCACCTGCCCGTCTCAAATCCTCCTCAGACTGTAATTTCTAACTCCAATTCCCCTAGCACTCCAGAAGGCCGGGGGACTCAAGACCTACCAGTTGACAGTTTTAGTCAAAACGGTAGTATCTATGAGGACCAACAAGACAAATATACCTCTAGGACTTCCCTGGAAACCTTACCCCCTGGTTCAGTTCTACTAAAGTGTCCAAAGCCTATGGAAGAAAACCATTCAATATCTCACAAAAAGTccaaaaagaaatctaaaaaacacaaggaaaaggaccaaataaaaaagcatgacattGAGACTgttgaggaaaaggaggaggaccttaaaagagaagaggaaattgCCAAGCTAAATAACTCCAGTCCAAATTCCAATGAAGGAGTTAAAGAGAGTTGCACTGCCTCTATGGAGCCTTCTTCAACAATTGAACTCCCAgattatttgataaaatatattgCTATTGTCTCCTATGAGCAACGCCAGAATTACAAGGATGACTTCAATGCTGAATATGATGAGTACAGGGCCTTGCATGCCAGGATGGAGACTGTAGCTAGCAGATTTATCAAACTGGATGCACAACGAAAGCGCCTTTCTCCAGGCTCAAAGGAGTATCAGAATGTTCATGAAGAAGTTTTACAAGAATATCAGAAGATCAAGCAGTCTAGTCCCAAttaccatgaagaaaaatatagatgTGAGTATCTTCATAACAAGCTGGCTCACATCAAAAGACTAATAGGTGAATTTGACCAACAGCAAGCAGAGTCATGGCACTAA